TCAGATACCGCTATCCAGTTGCAACCCGTTTTTGCTCAATGGTTACAGAAAATCCATGCGGCCGCTGCCGGCAACACCGCTCCTTGGGCCAGTGCTCCCGCTAGCTACGCCTTCGGGGGCGATGTAGTGGCAGTGGGCGGCAAAGTGGCGATGATGCCTATCACCCTGGGCACCGCCGACTTCATGGTGCACCACATCCACGCCTTCACTATCCACGTAACTGTGCTCATCCTCCTGAAAGGGGTGCTGTTTGCCCGTAGTTCTCGCCTCATCCCCGATAAGGCCGAGCTGGGCTTCCGCTTCCCCTGTGATGGGCCAGGCCGTGGTGGCACCTGCCAAGTGTCTGCTTGGGACCACGTTTTCCTTGGCTTGTTCTGGATGTACAACTCCCTCTCCATCGTGATCTTCCACTTCAGTTGGAAAATGCAGTCCGATGTGTGGGGGACTGTACTACCGGACGGCAGTGTGTCCCATATCACAGCCGGCAACTTCGCCCAGAGCGCCATCACCATCAACGGTTGGTTGCGGGACTTCTTGTGGGCTCAGTCCGCTAACGTAATCAACTCCTACGGCTCCGCCCTGTCCGCCTATGGCATCATGTTCCTGGCAGGCCACTTCGTGTTCGCCTTCAGCTTGATGTTCCTCTTCAGCGGACGTGGTTACTGGCAGGAGTTGATCGAATCCATCGTATGGGCTCATAATAAGCTGAAACTAGCCCCCGCAATCCAACCACGCGCCCTGAGCATCATCCAAGGTCGTGCTGTGGGTGTAGCCCACTATCTGCTGGGTGGCATCGTAACCACCTGGGCATTCTTCCTCTGCCGCATCCTCTCAGTGGGTTGAGAAGAGAATGTAAAATTTCTCTAAACTCAACGCCCCATCCGCGGCAAAATGGGTTATAAAATATCAGGTAAAGCTGCTTTAACTAACAAGAAATAGTTAATAGTTCAAGGTCTATGGACACCGTAGATTCTTGACTATTAACTACCTAAAAAAGTCAGTTTAAGCCCTTGCCCGGCCTAAGATTCCGAGGGCTGGGCGGGGTAAAATGAAGGAGAAACAACACAGTCTAATCAAATTGGACTAAAATTGTCGACAGGGCAAATTCCTAACAAAGGCTATGGCAACAAAATTCCCAAAATTTAGCCAAGATTTAGCTCAAGATCCAACCACGAGGAGGATCTGGTACGGAATTGCCACCGCTCATGACTTTGAAACCCATGACGGGATGACCGAAGAAAATCTATACCAAAAAATATTCGCCTCCCACTTCGGTCACTTGGCAATCATCTTCCTCTGGGCCTCCGGCACAGTGTTCCACGTAGCCTGGCAGGGCAACTTTGAACAGTGGGTAAAAGATCCCCTCAACACCCGTCCTATTGCTCATGCTATATGGGATCCTCACTTCGGTAAGGGGGCAATCGACGCCTTCACCCAGGCAGGAGCCTCTAGTCCCGTGGACATAGCCTACTCCGGCGTGTACCACTGGTTCTACACCATCGGGATGACCAACAACCAAGATTTGTATCAAGGGGCAGTGTTCCTCTTGATTCTGGCATCCCTATTCCTCTTCGCCGGCTGGTTACACCTGCAACCTAAATTCCGTCCAAGTCTGGCTTGGTTCAAGAATGCTGAGTCCCGTCTGAATCACCACCTGGCTGGGTTGTTTGGTGTAAGCTCCCTGGCTTGGGCAGGTCACCTCATCCACGTGGCCATCCCCGAATCCCGTGGAGTACATGTGGGTTGGGATAACTTCCTGAGTGTGAAACCTCACCCAGCTGGTTTGGCTCCCTTCTTCACCGGTAACTGGGGGGTTTATGCTCAGAATCCCGATACCGCCGGCCATGTGTTCGGGACCTCCGAAGGAGCAGGGACAGCAATTTTGACCTTCTTGGGTGGGTTCCATCCTCAAACCGAGTCTCTATGGTTGACTGACATTGCTCACCACCACCTGGCAATTGCTGTTCTCTTCATCATCGCCGGCCACATGTACCGCACCAACTGGGGGATCGGTCACAGCATTAAGGACATCTTGGCCGCCCACAATCCGCCTCAGGGAACTCCTTTCGGGGGCTTGCTCGGTGCCGGCCACAGGGGTCTTTATGACACCATCAACAACTCCCTCCACTTCCAGTTGGGATTGGCGCTGGCTTGCTTAGGGGTAATTACCTCCCTGGTAGCCCAGCACATGTACTCTCTACCCTCTTATGTGTTCATTGCTAAGGACTATACCACCCAGGCAGCCCTTTATACTCACCACCAATACATCGCCGGTTTCTTGATGGTGGGGGCCTTTGCCCACGGTGCTATATTCTTCGTCCGCGACTATGACCCCGAGGCCAACAAGGATAACGTTCTGGCCCGGATGCTGGAGCACAAAGAGGCTATTATCTCTCACCTGAGCTGGGTGTCCCTCTTCCTGGGCTTCCACACCCTCGGACTGTATGTCCACAATGATGTGGTTGTAGCATTTGGAACTCCAGAAAAACAGATCCTAATTGAGCCTGTATTTGCTCAGTGGATTCAGGCAGCTCACGGGAAGGCCTTGTACGGGTTCGATGTGCTCCTGTCCAACCCCGACAGCATTGCTACCACCGCCTGGCCTAACCATGGCAATGTGTGGTTGTCCGGTTGGTTGGAAGCCATCAACAGCGGCACAAACTCCCTCTTTTTAACCATTGGCCCCGGCGACTTCCTAGTACACCACGCCATTGCCCTGGGCTTGCACACCACTACCTTGATTCTAGTGAAAGGTGCGCTGGATGCCCGTGGCTCCAAACTGATGCCAGATAAGAAGGACTTTGGTTATTCCTTCCCCTGTGATGGTCCAGGTCGTGGCGGCACCTGCGACATCTCTGCCTGGGATGCCTTCTATCTCGCCATGTTCTGGATGCTCAATACCCTGGGTTGGCTGACCTTCTACTGGCACTGGAAACACCTCTGCGTCTGGAGTGGCAACGTTGCCCAGTTCAACGAAAACTCTACCTACCTGATGGGTTGGTTCCGTGACTATCTCTGGGCTAACTCGGCTCAGTTGATTAACGGTTACAATCCCTATGGGGTGAACAACCTCTCCGTCTGGGCTTGGATGTTCCTCTTCGGACACCTAGTCTGGGCTACTGGGTTCATGTTCCTCATCTCTTGGCGCGGTTACTGGCAAGAGTTGATCGAAACCATCGTTTGGGCTCACGAGCGTACTCCCTTGGCTAACCTGGTTCGTTGGAAAGACAAACCAGTTGCCCTCTCCATCGTACAAGCCCGTCTGGTAGGGTTGACCCACTTCACTGTGGGCTACATCCTCACCTATGCCGCCTTCTTGATTGCCTCCACTGCCGGTAAGTGGGGTTGATTACTGAGGGGGGGTTTCCCCCTATTCCATGCATGAGTTGGACAAGACCCTCTACCAACCGGTAGGGGGTTTATATTCTTTATTTGCAGGTGAAGTTTATGATGTTAGGAGATTGGTTGGGGGTAATTTTTATTGTCTTGTTAACCTTTATTCTGCTTGGCATGGAAATCGCCAGTGTCGTCAGCTATGGGAAGAAGGAATTTTTATTGTTGGATAAAGCCATTAATTTCCTAAAAACAAAACAAAATGGGGGGATTTTTACAAGAAAAGAATGCAATGACCATGAGTTGTTTCTGTGGCTGAGTGGACATTTGGCCGGGGAAATTTCGGGAGATAGTATAGTTGCAAAAAAAGACAATAGAGGTTACTATATTATTGCTCATTATCCGGAAATAATCCAGAAAAAAACACCCCCCAGTGTTGTGTATTATTCCCCCACCCTACTCACGGCAATGGGGATTTTGGGCACATTTTTAGGGATTTTTTTGGGACTGCAAAAGGTAGGAACTAATATTGGCGACACCGAGTCTCTCCTAGCCTCTTCCAATCAACTATTGGCAGGAATGAAAACGGCTTTTTCCACCTCCCTAGCAGGCTTGGGAGGCGCCTCCATTATGGTCATTGCCATGGCTATAGGTGGAAGTTTTAAACAGAGAAAAAAAGCCTTTTTTAGAAAAAGGTTAGGCGAAATATGCTATCTCGAATCCCCCCAACAATTCCTATCCAGACTGGAACACTTTGTCGGCACAGATTCTAAATCTACCCCCCCCAGCTACCTCGCCGCTGAGGAAATAGCCTTA
This is a stretch of genomic DNA from Geminocystis sp. M7585_C2015_104. It encodes these proteins:
- the psaA gene encoding photosystem I core protein PsaA, giving the protein LWLSDTAHHHLAIAVLFIIAGHMYRTNWGIGHSIKEILEAHKGPFTGEGHKGLYEILTTSWHAQLAINLALMGSLSIIVAHHMYAMPPYPYLATDYGTQLSLFTHHVWIGGFLIVGAGAHAAIYMVRDYDPAKNVNNLLDRVIRHRDAIISHLNWVCIWLGFHSFGLYVHNDTMRALGRPQDMFSDTAIQLQPVFAQWLQKIHAAAAGNTAPWASAPASYAFGGDVVAVGGKVAMMPITLGTADFMVHHIHAFTIHVTVLILLKGVLFARSSRLIPDKAELGFRFPCDGPGRGGTCQVSAWDHVFLGLFWMYNSLSIVIFHFSWKMQSDVWGTVLPDGSVSHITAGNFAQSAITINGWLRDFLWAQSANVINSYGSALSAYGIMFLAGHFVFAFSLMFLFSGRGYWQELIESIVWAHNKLKLAPAIQPRALSIIQGRAVGVAHYLLGGIVTTWAFFLCRILSVG
- the psaB gene encoding photosystem I core protein PsaB; the encoded protein is MATKFPKFSQDLAQDPTTRRIWYGIATAHDFETHDGMTEENLYQKIFASHFGHLAIIFLWASGTVFHVAWQGNFEQWVKDPLNTRPIAHAIWDPHFGKGAIDAFTQAGASSPVDIAYSGVYHWFYTIGMTNNQDLYQGAVFLLILASLFLFAGWLHLQPKFRPSLAWFKNAESRLNHHLAGLFGVSSLAWAGHLIHVAIPESRGVHVGWDNFLSVKPHPAGLAPFFTGNWGVYAQNPDTAGHVFGTSEGAGTAILTFLGGFHPQTESLWLTDIAHHHLAIAVLFIIAGHMYRTNWGIGHSIKDILAAHNPPQGTPFGGLLGAGHRGLYDTINNSLHFQLGLALACLGVITSLVAQHMYSLPSYVFIAKDYTTQAALYTHHQYIAGFLMVGAFAHGAIFFVRDYDPEANKDNVLARMLEHKEAIISHLSWVSLFLGFHTLGLYVHNDVVVAFGTPEKQILIEPVFAQWIQAAHGKALYGFDVLLSNPDSIATTAWPNHGNVWLSGWLEAINSGTNSLFLTIGPGDFLVHHAIALGLHTTTLILVKGALDARGSKLMPDKKDFGYSFPCDGPGRGGTCDISAWDAFYLAMFWMLNTLGWLTFYWHWKHLCVWSGNVAQFNENSTYLMGWFRDYLWANSAQLINGYNPYGVNNLSVWAWMFLFGHLVWATGFMFLISWRGYWQELIETIVWAHERTPLANLVRWKDKPVALSIVQARLVGLTHFTVGYILTYAAFLIASTAGKWG